One genomic region from Bos javanicus breed banteng chromosome 14, ARS-OSU_banteng_1.0, whole genome shotgun sequence encodes:
- the LOC133260802 gene encoding myocardin-related transcription factor B-like: protein MNDLMILNEKIAQRPGPMELVEKNILPVDSSVKEAIIGVGKEDYLQTQGNFSFDEDSSDALSPDQPASQESQGSAESPSEPKVSESPSPVTTNTPAQFTPVSPAVPEFLKTPTADQPPPRSTAPVLPPSTTSSAKPGPALVKQSHPKNPNDKHRSKKCKDPKPRVKKLKYHQYIPPDQKGERSEPHMDSNYARLLQQQQLFLQLQILSQQQQHYNYQTILPAPLKYGFVNWVHCGFCEQPLVSEDGML from the coding sequence ATGAATGATTTGATGATTCTGAATGAAAAGATTGCTCAAAGACCTGGTCCTATGGAGCTGGTAGAGAAAAACATCCTTCCTGTAGACTCCAGTGTTAAGGAAGCAATTATAGGCGTTGGGAAAGAGGACTATCTCCAAACTCAGGGCAATTTCTCATTTGACGAAGACAGCAGTGATGCTTTGTCTCCggaccagccagccagccaggagTCGCAGGGGTCAGCCGAGTCCCCAAGTGAGCCAAAAGTTAGTGAATCGCCATCTCCTGTGACTACAAACACTCCAGCCCAGTTTACTCCAGTGTCCCCAGCAGTTCCTGAATTCTTGAAAACTCCTACTGCAGATCAGCCCCCGCCACGGTCCACAGCACCTGTCCTCCCCCCAAGCACTACATCCTCAGCGAAGCCTGGGCCAGCACTGGTGAAGCAAAGCCATCCCAAGAATCCAAATGACAAACACCGCAGCAAAAAGTGCAAAGACCCCAAGCCCcgggtgaagaagctgaagtaccACCAGTACATCCCGCCAGATCAGAAGGGGGAGAGGAGTGAGCCGCACATGGACTCCAACTACGCCCGGctgctccagcagcagcagctcttcctgCAGCTGCAGATCctcagccagcagcagcagcactacaaCTACCAGACCATCCTGCCCGCGCCACTCAAGTACGGCTTTGTAAACTGGGTTCACTGTGGTTTTTGTGAGCAGCCCTTAGTGTCTGAAGATGGGATGCTATGA